In Mycobacteriales bacterium, a single genomic region encodes these proteins:
- a CDS encoding rod shape-determining protein, with the protein MSFLGRDMAVDLGTANTLVYVRGRGVVLNEPSVVAINTQTKGILAVGTEAKRMIGRTPGNIVAIRPLKDGVIADFDTTERMLRYFIQKVHKRRHFAKPRIVICVPSGITGVEQRAVKDAGYQAGARKVYIIEEPMAAAIGAGLPVHEPTGNMVVDIGGGTTEVAVISLGGIVTSQSIRTGGDELDSAIISYVKKEYSLMLGERTAEEIKMAIGSAFPMPDEPHAEIRGRDLVSGLPKTIVVSAEEIRKAIEEPVNAIVDAVKNTLDKCPPELSGDVMDRGIVLTGGGALLRGLDERLKHETGMPVHITDNPLHSVAIGSGKCVEEFEALQQVLISEPRH; encoded by the coding sequence ATGTCCTTCCTCGGCCGCGACATGGCCGTCGACCTCGGCACCGCCAACACGCTCGTCTACGTGCGTGGCCGCGGCGTCGTCCTCAACGAGCCCAGCGTCGTCGCCATCAACACGCAGACGAAGGGCATCCTCGCCGTTGGCACCGAGGCGAAGCGGATGATCGGCCGCACGCCCGGCAACATCGTGGCGATCCGCCCGCTCAAGGACGGTGTCATCGCCGACTTCGACACCACCGAGCGGATGCTGCGCTACTTCATCCAGAAGGTGCACAAGCGCCGTCACTTCGCCAAGCCGCGCATCGTCATCTGCGTGCCCTCGGGCATCACCGGTGTCGAGCAGCGCGCGGTGAAGGACGCCGGCTACCAGGCCGGGGCGCGCAAGGTCTACATCATCGAGGAGCCGATGGCGGCCGCGATCGGCGCCGGGCTGCCCGTCCACGAGCCGACCGGCAACATGGTCGTCGACATCGGCGGTGGCACCACCGAGGTCGCGGTCATCTCGCTCGGCGGCATCGTCACGAGCCAGTCGATCCGCACCGGTGGCGACGAGCTCGACTCCGCGATCATCTCCTACGTGAAGAAGGAGTACTCCCTGATGCTCGGGGAGCGCACCGCCGAGGAGATCAAGATGGCGATCGGCTCGGCCTTCCCGATGCCCGACGAGCCGCACGCCGAGATCCGCGGCCGCGACCTCGTCTCCGGTCTGCCGAAGACGATCGTCGTGAGCGCCGAGGAGATCCGCAAGGCGATCGAGGAGCCGGTCAACGCGATCGTCGACGCGGTGAAGAACACCCTCGACAAGTGCCCGCCGGAGCTCTCCGGTGACGTCATGGACCGCGGGATCGTCCTCACCGGTGGCGGTGCGCTGCTGCGCGGCCTCGACGAGCGCCTCAAGCACGAGACCGGCATGCCGGTCCACATCACCGACAACCCGCTGCACTCCGTGGCCATCGGCTCCGGCAAGTGCGTCGAGGAGTTCGAGGCCCTGCAGCAGGTCCTCATCTCCGAGCCCCGCCACTAG